In Amaranthus tricolor cultivar Red isolate AtriRed21 chromosome 3, ASM2621246v1, whole genome shotgun sequence, a single window of DNA contains:
- the LOC130808558 gene encoding extensin-like, translating into MASPCPFSTYNWTKQKPYSSSYGAPRVLWPHPAQNFCTGSSSSMGYCPTEIDHTMHNLSLSSPDKQYYMDTGATSYMSHSQVFPFFQDSKRTPHEYDFLDDPNPYFFLHHSQPSSNIPSCIPIPSPTGPHLPNGPTSSPHQQTPSFSSQNVGFSPVDSQPALIPLPIGPTSHGATPHLFSPSIPSSSPPLPSPPGVAKHSKHGIFKPNPKYTSQALSISFSSLPKNSIHALRDPN; encoded by the exons atgGCTTCCCCTTGTCCATTTTCTACATACAATTGGACTAAACAAAAGCCTTATTCATCTTCGTATGGTGCGCCTAGAGTTCTATGGCCACATCCGGCCCAAAATTTTTGTACGGGGTCTAGTTCTTCTATGGGTTATTGTCCTACGGAAATTGATCACACCATGCACAATCTTTCTTTATCTTCTCCGGATAAGCAATATTATATGGATACCGGTGCGACATCTTATATGTCACATTCTCAAG tttttccttttttccaAGACTCCAAACGTACTCCTCACGAGTATGATTTTTTGGATGATCCAAATCCTTATTTCTTTCTCCATCATTCTCAACCTAGCAGCAACATCCCATCATGTATCCCAATCCCATCTCCTACTGGGCCTCACCTCCCTAATGGCCCAACATCATCCCCCCATCAACAAACTCCTTCCTTCTCATCTCAAAATGTTGGGTTTAGCCCAGTTGACAGCCAGCCAGCCCTTATCCCCCTTCCTATTGGGCCTACATCACACGGTGCAACACCACACCTTTTCAGCCCATCCATACCTTCATCGTCTCCCCCTCTTCCATCCCCTCCCGGCGTGGCTAAGCATAGTAAGCATGGAATTTTTAAGCCCAATCCAAAATATACATCTCAAGCCCTTTCCATTTCCTTTTCCTCTCTTCCCAAAAATTCCATACATGCCCTCCGTGACCCGAACTAG
- the LOC130809100 gene encoding cyclic dof factor 3-like translates to MSERFDPSIKLFGKMIQLGFTKDEDLVIASRIQPFTDVSASTNDDFDDSERVSSHQNILCSKHEKNRGIKSKCRQSSTNCIPNSTSLGKHYREDLKKGALKQNESENSRVVIPKTLRFDDPFESSKSSIWTNPDTKNNHVGSSNGRLAFFGGLQQAKGVNYESRNLYQSFEGQGSSMVLQANPAAFLRSLALHEITW, encoded by the exons atgtcAGAAAGATTTGATCCTTCAATAAAGCTTTTTGGGAAGATGATTCAATTGGGTTTTACTAAAGATGAAGATTTAGTAATTGCTTCAAGAATTCAACCATTTACTGATGTTTCTGCTTCTACAAatgatgattttgatgattCTGAAAGAGTTAGTTCTCATCAGAACATTCTCTGTTCAAAACATGAGAAAAACAGGGGAATTAag AGCAAATGTCGGCAATCTTCAACAAATTGTATTCCAAATTCTACTTCCCTAGGCAAACATTATAGGGAGGATCTAAAGAAAGGAGCTTTAAAACAGAATGAATCAGAGAATTCAAGAGTTGTAATTCCAAAAACATTGAGGTTCGATGATCCATTCGAATCATCCAAAAGCTCGATATGGACTAATCCCGACACCAAGAACAATCATGTTGGTTCATCTAATGGGAGATTAGCATTTTTTGGAGGGTTACAACAAGCTAAAGGTGTTAACTATGAGAGTAGAAATCTTTATCAAAGTTTTGAAGGACAAGGATCATCAATGGTTTTGCAAGCTAATCCTGCTGCATTCTTAAGGTCCTTGGCGTTGCACGAAATCACATGGTGA
- the LOC130809101 gene encoding probable calcium-binding protein CML45 → MFLSTCFKTLNFLYNLVFSFFIKPLNFTSRVETKHIRPIIHQNEMKFDISPSEINMVMKELGIVSEGFDDEDKEVFKGMFGEEEPNLEEIWEAYKIFDVNNDGFIDAKELGRVLCCLGFLKEGLDIEKCKKMISGFDRDNDGLLDFNDFLKIMHTCL, encoded by the coding sequence ATGTTTTTATCCACCTGCTTCAAGACCCTTAACTTTCTTTATAATTTGgtattttcctttttcattAAGCCACTTAATTTTACGAGTAGAGTTGAAACTAAACATATCAGACCGATAATTCACCAGAATGAAATGAAATTCGATATAAGTCCAAGTGAGATCAATATGGTCATGAAAGAATTAGGAATAGTGTCCGAgggttttgatgatgaagacaagGAGGTTTTTAAGGGAATGTTTGGTGAGGAAGAGCCTAATTTGGAGGAAATTTGGGAAGCTTATAAGATATTTGACGTGAATAATGATGGGTTTATTGATGCAAAGGAATTGGGAAGGGTACTTTGTTGTTTGGGATTCTTAAAGGAAGGATTGGATATAGAAAAGTGTAAGAAGATGATTAGTGGTTTTGATAGAGATAATGATGGCTTACTTGATTTTAATGACTTCCTTAAGATTATGCACACTTGTTTGTGA